A stretch of the Massilia sp. W12 genome encodes the following:
- a CDS encoding FAD-binding oxidoreductase: MAQKWNGWGEEEVTFALSPDALDWLGERIGKGISPKDASLEQALAAIPASRLAPHPLIDLSPVVRLQHAHGQSLPDWLKLRHGRLQHAPDGVAFPESSEDVRTLLDYASAHQVRLIPYGGGTSVVGHLDVPEQGGPVLTVSMARCSRLLNLDREAQLATFGAGVRGPDLEAQLRAHGYTLGHFPQSFEYATLGGWIVTRSSGQQSLRYGRIENMFAGGRIETPRGTLDIPTFPASSAGTDLREMVLGSEGRLGFLTEATVRVMRSPEFEAFHAIFFPSWDDATHAAQDMLRHKLPLSMMRISNALETETMLTLAGHSRLLGLLKGWLDLRGCRQGRCMMLIGATGHAKTARTAIASALSAARAWRGVHVGTTMGEKWKQNRFRNVYLRNAAWEHGYAIDTCETACDWARVTPMMHAVEQAARDAFGAFGEKVHTYTHLSHLYQQGASVYTTFVYRQSGSFEHDMERWRKLKGAISQAIVSHGGTISHQHGVGRDHAPYLRAEKGELGLSAMQQLFAHFDPEGLMNPGKLLPEQ; the protein is encoded by the coding sequence ATGGCGCAAAAATGGAATGGTTGGGGAGAAGAGGAAGTCACTTTCGCCTTATCGCCGGACGCCCTTGACTGGTTGGGCGAACGTATCGGCAAAGGCATCAGCCCCAAAGACGCCAGCCTGGAGCAGGCCCTGGCCGCCATTCCCGCTTCGCGTCTGGCGCCGCATCCCCTGATTGATCTCTCGCCGGTGGTGCGCTTGCAACATGCGCACGGACAGAGTCTGCCGGATTGGCTCAAATTGCGCCATGGCCGCCTGCAGCATGCGCCGGATGGCGTGGCCTTCCCGGAAAGCAGCGAAGATGTGCGTACTTTGCTCGATTACGCCAGCGCTCATCAAGTGCGCCTGATTCCCTATGGCGGCGGGACTTCGGTGGTCGGCCATTTGGACGTGCCGGAGCAGGGCGGGCCGGTGCTCACCGTTTCCATGGCGCGTTGCTCGCGGCTGTTGAATCTGGATCGTGAAGCGCAATTGGCCACCTTCGGCGCCGGCGTGCGCGGGCCGGATCTGGAAGCGCAATTGCGCGCCCACGGCTACACCCTGGGCCATTTCCCGCAATCGTTTGAATACGCCACCCTGGGCGGCTGGATTGTGACGCGCTCCTCGGGCCAGCAATCCCTGCGTTACGGCAGAATCGAAAATATGTTCGCCGGCGGCCGCATCGAAACCCCGCGCGGCACGCTCGATATCCCGACCTTCCCGGCGTCCTCCGCCGGCACCGATTTGCGCGAAATGGTGTTGGGCAGCGAAGGCCGGCTCGGCTTTTTGACCGAAGCCACAGTGCGCGTCATGCGCAGCCCCGAATTTGAAGCCTTCCACGCGATTTTCTTCCCCTCCTGGGACGATGCGACGCATGCCGCGCAAGACATGCTGCGCCATAAATTGCCGCTCTCCATGATGCGCATTTCAAATGCCCTGGAAACTGAAACCATGCTGACCCTGGCCGGCCACAGCCGCCTGCTTGGCCTGCTCAAGGGCTGGCTGGACTTGCGCGGCTGCCGCCAGGGCCGCTGCATGATGTTGATCGGGGCCACCGGCCACGCCAAAACCGCGCGCACCGCCATCGCCAGCGCGCTCAGCGCCGCACGCGCCTGGCGCGGCGTGCATGTCGGCACAACCATGGGTGAGAAATGGAAGCAAAACCGCTTCCGCAATGTATATCTGCGCAACGCCGCCTGGGAACACGGCTACGCCATCGACACCTGTGAAACCGCGTGCGACTGGGCGCGCGTGACGCCGATGATGCATGCGGTTGAGCAAGCCGCGCGCGATGCATTCGGGGCTTTCGGTGAAAAAGTCCACACCTACACCCATTTATCGCATTTGTATCAACAAGGCGCCAGCGTGTACACCACCTTTGTGTACCGCCAGAGCGGCAGTTTTGAGCACGATATGGAGCGTTGGCGCAAACTCAAAGGCGCGATCAGCCAGGCGATTGTCAGCCACGGCGGCACGATCAGCCATCAGCACGGCGTCGGGCGCGACCATGCGCCATATTTGCGCGCTGAAAAAGGCGAACTCGGCTTATCCGCGATGCAACAATTATTCGCCCATTTTGATCCCGAAGGCTTGATGAATCCGGGCAAACTTTTGCCGGAGCAATAA
- a CDS encoding DUF1700 domain-containing protein, whose translation MNQQAYLSKLKAALEGLPAQVIADALAQAEQNIVDAKAQGKSEEEAVAAQDDVRQVAARLRAQRNLKDFKQNANMYNFARVCASLVGLGFLNMMLIGPIIAYFAILFAGYAVAFALFVGGSALTASGITDLEKIGLDAKTSKELQVEIQREMKHASADERKFISIAAGEFSSRPVRIAVGLLVSLGSILMTLLMLFVTKYSLLGLRRYLIINWEILRGQPQAA comes from the coding sequence ATGAATCAGCAAGCTTATCTGTCCAAACTCAAAGCCGCATTGGAAGGTCTGCCGGCGCAGGTCATCGCCGATGCGCTGGCGCAAGCCGAGCAAAACATTGTTGACGCCAAAGCCCAAGGCAAAAGCGAAGAAGAAGCCGTGGCGGCGCAAGACGATGTGCGGCAAGTCGCCGCCCGCCTGCGCGCCCAGCGCAATCTGAAAGATTTCAAGCAAAACGCGAATATGTACAACTTTGCCCGCGTCTGCGCTTCCCTGGTCGGCCTGGGCTTTTTGAACATGATGCTGATCGGCCCCATCATCGCTTATTTCGCCATTCTGTTTGCCGGTTACGCGGTGGCGTTTGCCTTATTCGTCGGCGGCAGCGCGCTGACCGCCAGCGGCATCACTGATCTGGAAAAAATCGGCCTGGACGCCAAAACCAGCAAAGAACTGCAAGTGGAAATTCAGCGTGAAATGAAGCATGCATCAGCCGATGAGCGCAAATTCATCTCGATTGCCGCCGGCGAATTCTCCTCGCGCCCGGTGCGCATCGCAGTCGGTTTGCTGGTGAGCCTCGGCAGCATTTTGATGACGCTGTTGATGTTGTTTGTCACCAAATATTCGCTGCTGGGCCTGCGCCGTTACCTGATCATTAATTGGGAAATTTTGCGCGGCCAGCCGCAAGCCGCATAA
- a CDS encoding FGGY-family carbohydrate kinase, whose protein sequence is MSNEYLLAIDNGTQSVRAIIYDLHGNIVAKSQVHLEAYFSTHPGWAEHDPEDYWQAVCTACQRLWADYHIPKHLVRAVAVTTQRGTIISLDKAGKPLRPAITWLDQRRTDHVPQISPWWRFAFKLAGVSHTINFFRQEAEVNWIAAHEPEIWEKTDKWLLLSGYLNYRFSGEFADSTGSMVAYLPFDYKKLAWAKPGDWKWQALRVKAESLPRLLPPGATIGQISARAAEETGVPAGIPLIAAAADKACEVIGAGCQAPHIGCLSYGTTATINTTSSRYLEVTPFIPPYPAAIPGAYSTEVQIFRGYWMVNWFKEQFGLHEQIEAKQKGVPPEALFDELVNAVPPGSMGLMLQPYWTPGIKIPGPEAKGAIIGFGDVHTRAHMYRAILEGLAYALREGRERIEKRSGVPITELRISGGGSQSDAAMQLTADIFGLPTARPHIYETSGLGAAIAAAAGLQYHASFSDAIQNMTRIGKVFEPIPANQRMYDELYNRVYQKMYDRLQPLYQEIQKITGYPRMH, encoded by the coding sequence ATGAGCAATGAGTATCTGCTGGCAATTGACAATGGCACGCAAAGCGTGCGCGCCATTATTTACGACCTGCATGGCAATATCGTGGCCAAATCGCAAGTCCATCTGGAAGCGTATTTCTCCACCCACCCCGGCTGGGCCGAGCACGACCCGGAAGATTACTGGCAGGCCGTGTGCACCGCCTGCCAGCGTTTATGGGCTGATTACCACATCCCCAAACATTTAGTGCGCGCGGTGGCCGTCACCACCCAGCGCGGCACCATCATCAGCCTGGATAAAGCCGGCAAGCCCTTGCGCCCGGCCATCACCTGGCTGGATCAGCGCCGCACCGACCATGTGCCGCAGATCAGTCCCTGGTGGCGTTTCGCCTTCAAACTGGCCGGCGTCTCGCACACCATCAATTTTTTCCGCCAGGAAGCCGAGGTCAACTGGATCGCCGCGCACGAGCCGGAAATCTGGGAAAAAACCGATAAATGGCTCTTGCTCTCAGGCTATTTGAATTACCGCTTTTCCGGCGAATTCGCCGACTCCACCGGCTCCATGGTGGCGTATCTGCCGTTTGACTATAAAAAACTGGCCTGGGCCAAGCCTGGCGATTGGAAATGGCAAGCTTTGCGCGTGAAAGCCGAAAGCCTGCCGCGCTTGCTGCCGCCGGGCGCCACTATCGGCCAGATCAGCGCCCGCGCGGCAGAAGAAACCGGTGTGCCGGCCGGTATTCCGCTGATCGCCGCCGCCGCCGACAAAGCCTGTGAAGTGATCGGCGCCGGCTGTCAGGCGCCGCATATCGGCTGCCTCTCGTATGGCACGACCGCCACCATCAACACCACCAGCAGCCGCTATCTCGAAGTCACCCCCTTTATTCCGCCATACCCCGCCGCCATCCCCGGCGCTTACAGCACCGAAGTGCAAATCTTTCGCGGCTATTGGATGGTCAACTGGTTTAAGGAACAATTTGGCCTGCATGAGCAAATCGAAGCCAAACAAAAAGGCGTGCCGCCCGAAGCCTTGTTCGATGAATTGGTCAACGCCGTGCCGCCCGGCTCCATGGGCTTGATGCTGCAGCCGTATTGGACGCCGGGGATCAAGATTCCCGGCCCGGAAGCCAAGGGCGCAATTATCGGTTTTGGCGATGTGCACACACGCGCCCATATGTACCGCGCGATTCTGGAAGGTCTGGCGTATGCCTTGCGCGAAGGGCGCGAGCGCATCGAAAAGCGCTCCGGCGTGCCGATCACAGAGCTGCGCATCTCCGGCGGCGGCTCGCAAAGCGACGCCGCGATGCAGCTCACCGCCGACATCTTTGGCCTGCCCACCGCGCGCCCGCATATCTACGAAACATCCGGACTTGGCGCGGCAATTGCCGCCGCTGCCGGGCTGCAGTACCATGCCTCGTTTTCTGATGCGATTCAAAATATGACCCGCATCGGGAAAGTGTTTGAACCGATTCCGGCCAACCAGCGCATGTATGATGAACTGTACAACCGGGTGTATCAAAAAATGTACGATAGATTACAACCCCTCTATCAGGAAATTCAAAAAATCACAGGCTATCCGCGCATGCATTAA
- a CDS encoding AraC family transcriptional regulator produces the protein MNPPLNTASNPAPRRASQARHGVVGAYLQPLLQYAAQCGISASQLAQAAQLGCVLDPVPQWLPATDYLRLLDAGAQLSQDPFFGLHVGQQVKLGAYNVYGLILLSCQNFGQVLQQTLRYEGLAHDLGKSELMPLQAGEALAEYRWHSHFPHASRHLVESVFAGIAVFGSWMAGGALPIAAVGLQHDAPADVSEYEKILGARPQFSAPVNYGRFDARLLAMPVPNADVSMYPVLQQHAEQLLQEKLRSQQDGGIIALVRNAIMQNLAQDQVRLAGIAAELQLSPRTLQRKLSEAHASFQQVLDETRHQLACQYLRQAELNLADIAFMLGFQEQSSFNHAFKEWQGMNPGAWREQFLRNQ, from the coding sequence TTGAATCCCCCCCTGAACACTGCCTCTAATCCGGCGCCGCGCCGCGCCAGCCAGGCGCGCCATGGCGTGGTTGGCGCTTATTTGCAACCGCTGCTGCAATATGCGGCGCAATGCGGCATCAGCGCCAGCCAGTTGGCGCAGGCAGCGCAATTGGGCTGTGTGCTGGACCCGGTTCCGCAATGGTTGCCGGCCACTGATTATCTGCGCTTGCTCGACGCCGGCGCGCAACTGAGTCAGGATCCGTTTTTCGGCCTGCATGTCGGCCAGCAGGTCAAACTCGGGGCCTACAATGTGTATGGCTTGATTTTGCTGTCCTGTCAAAACTTTGGCCAGGTGCTGCAACAAACCTTGCGCTATGAGGGCTTGGCGCATGATCTGGGCAAATCCGAATTAATGCCGCTGCAAGCCGGCGAAGCGCTGGCCGAATACCGCTGGCACAGCCACTTCCCGCATGCTTCGCGCCATCTGGTGGAATCGGTGTTTGCCGGCATCGCAGTGTTCGGTTCCTGGATGGCGGGCGGCGCGCTGCCTATCGCTGCGGTCGGCTTGCAGCACGACGCGCCGGCGGATGTCTCGGAATATGAAAAAATTCTGGGCGCGCGGCCGCAGTTTTCCGCCCCGGTTAACTATGGCCGCTTTGATGCGCGCCTGTTGGCGATGCCGGTGCCCAACGCCGATGTCAGCATGTATCCGGTGTTGCAACAACATGCTGAACAATTGCTGCAGGAAAAACTGCGTTCGCAGCAGGATGGCGGGATTATCGCCTTGGTGCGCAACGCCATCATGCAAAATCTGGCGCAAGATCAGGTGCGCTTAGCCGGCATCGCCGCCGAATTGCAACTCAGTCCGCGCACCCTGCAGCGCAAATTGAGCGAAGCGCACGCCAGTTTTCAACAAGTGCTGGACGAAACCCGGCATCAATTGGCCTGCCAATATCTGCGCCAGGCGGAACTCAATCTGGCGGACATCGCCTTCATGCTCGGGTTTCAAGAACAAAGCTCATTCAATCACGCCTTTAAAGAATGGCAGGGCATGAACCCCGGGGCCTGGCGCGAACAATTCCTGCGCAATCAATAA
- a CDS encoding glycerol-3-phosphate dehydrogenase/oxidase — translation MWARDFRSQLKAHLQHEWDLVVIGGGITGAGILLEAARRGLRVLLMEQRDFAWGTSSRSSKLVHGGLRYLKEGKFGLTRESVQEREALLHDAWGLVTPQSFAFADYQGRKPGRWLFALGLAIYDLIAGRRGRHYFSKDEFNALAPHIGQEGLQGGMCYADAKTDDARLVLRVLQEADEYGGVAVNYLAARELTRNAEGVVDGVKAQCHLSGAVFEMKAKLVINATGAWADRLRPQSGQRVAQRIRPLRGSHLLFPAWRLPLAQAVSLMHPRDGRPVFAYPWEGVTLVGTTDVDHSADLQQEAVITQAEVEYLMEALHFQFPHLGLQAQHALSSYAGVRPVVDTGAADPSKEGRDHVLWLEQGLLTVTGGKLTTFRTIALDTLRHAAPLLKRDLDLRPGPIFAPGPGLPPYFPLTAFQRERLEGRYGRFAAALLSSAHAEDWQTVGASDYLWAELRWMLRNEAVFKLEDLMLRRSRLGILLAQGARAELPRILLLCKQELNWSEERCQMEASAWLDLWQRNYSLPQAPADAEWQAAILANAA, via the coding sequence ATGTGGGCGCGTGATTTCCGCAGCCAGTTAAAAGCCCATTTGCAACATGAATGGGATCTGGTGGTGATTGGCGGCGGCATTACCGGCGCCGGGATTTTGCTTGAAGCCGCCCGCCGTGGCTTGCGCGTACTCTTGATGGAGCAGCGCGATTTCGCCTGGGGCACCTCCTCGCGCTCATCCAAGCTGGTGCATGGCGGCCTGCGCTATTTAAAGGAAGGCAAATTCGGCCTGACCCGCGAATCGGTGCAAGAACGCGAAGCGCTCTTGCATGACGCCTGGGGACTGGTGACGCCGCAAAGCTTTGCCTTTGCCGATTACCAGGGCCGCAAACCGGGGCGCTGGCTGTTTGCGCTGGGGCTGGCGATTTACGATTTGATCGCTGGCCGCCGTGGCCGCCATTATTTCAGCAAAGATGAATTCAATGCGCTCGCGCCGCATATCGGGCAAGAAGGTTTGCAAGGCGGCATGTGCTATGCCGACGCCAAAACCGATGACGCCCGCCTGGTCTTGCGCGTGTTACAGGAAGCCGATGAATATGGCGGCGTGGCGGTGAATTATCTGGCTGCGCGCGAATTGACCCGTAACGCTGAGGGCGTGGTGGATGGCGTGAAAGCGCAGTGCCATTTGAGCGGCGCGGTATTTGAAATGAAGGCTAAGCTGGTGATCAACGCCACCGGGGCCTGGGCTGACCGGCTGCGCCCGCAATCCGGCCAGCGCGTCGCGCAACGCATCCGCCCTCTGCGCGGCAGTCATTTGCTGTTTCCGGCCTGGCGCTTGCCGCTGGCGCAAGCCGTCAGCCTGATGCATCCGCGCGATGGCCGCCCGGTCTTCGCCTACCCCTGGGAAGGCGTGACCCTGGTTGGCACCACCGATGTCGATCACAGCGCCGATTTGCAGCAAGAAGCTGTGATCACGCAGGCCGAAGTCGAATATTTAATGGAAGCGCTGCACTTCCAATTTCCGCACTTGGGTTTGCAGGCGCAACATGCGCTGTCTTCCTATGCCGGGGTGCGCCCGGTGGTGGATACCGGCGCTGCCGATCCTTCCAAAGAAGGGCGCGACCATGTTCTGTGGTTAGAGCAGGGCTTGCTGACTGTCACCGGCGGCAAACTCACCACCTTCCGCACCATCGCGCTGGACACCTTGCGTCATGCCGCGCCCTTGTTAAAGCGTGATTTGGATTTGCGTCCGGGGCCGATTTTCGCCCCCGGCCCCGGCCTGCCGCCGTATTTCCCGCTCACCGCCTTCCAGCGCGAACGGCTGGAAGGGCGCTATGGCCGTTTCGCCGCCGCGCTCTTATCCTCGGCCCATGCCGAAGATTGGCAAACGGTGGGCGCGAGCGATTACCTGTGGGCCGAACTGCGCTGGATGTTGCGCAATGAAGCCGTGTTCAAGCTGGAAGACCTGATGTTGCGCCGCAGCCGCTTAGGGATTTTGCTGGCGCAAGGCGCGCGCGCCGAATTGCCTCGCATCCTGCTGCTGTGCAAACAAGAGTTGAATTGGAGTGAAGAGCGCTGTCAAATGGAAGCCTCGGCCTGGCTCGACTTGTGGCAACGCAATTACAGCCTGCCGCAAGCGCCGGCTGACGCCGAATGGCAAGCGGCGATCCTGGCCAACGCAGCGTAA
- the glp gene encoding gephyrin-like molybdotransferase Glp, whose product MLSTAQALEQLLRDAHPLAGQEVCDLQDCLGRVLAADVAALANVPPMDVAQMDGYAFALADLAAAQGAGLPVAQRIAAGHPGSALQAGTAARIFTGAALPAGADVVVMQEECQEEAGRVRVLAQIQSGQWIRRCGEDLGLGRTVLQAGMRLAPQHLGLAASAGLARLPLQAQVRVALLLTGDELILPGQPLPPGAIYNANRFSLLALLQRAGCAVSLLPPVADTLEATRAALREAAQQHDLVLSSGGVSVGGEDHVRAAVQAEGELDLWQIAIKPGKPLAFGRLRRAPGAGGCAHSWFIGLPGNPVSACVTFMLFVRPFLRRLSGLPDAPPQAFQLPAHFSWPKADKRNEFLRARINAEGGLELHPQQGSAVLASLVWGDGLIDNPPGQTIAHGQMVRFLPFSSLYE is encoded by the coding sequence ATGCTGAGTACGGCGCAAGCCCTGGAACAATTATTACGCGACGCGCATCCGCTTGCGGGACAGGAAGTCTGTGACTTGCAAGATTGTCTGGGACGGGTCTTGGCGGCGGATGTGGCGGCCCTGGCGAATGTGCCGCCGATGGATGTGGCGCAGATGGATGGCTACGCTTTCGCGCTGGCAGATCTGGCGGCGGCGCAAGGCGCGGGTTTGCCGGTGGCGCAAAGAATCGCCGCCGGTCATCCCGGCAGCGCTTTGCAGGCCGGCACGGCGGCGCGCATTTTCACCGGCGCAGCCCTGCCGGCGGGGGCCGATGTGGTGGTGATGCAGGAAGAATGTCAGGAAGAGGCGGGCCGGGTGCGCGTGCTGGCGCAGATTCAGTCCGGGCAATGGATTCGCCGCTGCGGCGAGGACTTGGGTCTGGGCCGCACTGTGTTGCAAGCCGGCATGCGCTTAGCGCCGCAACACCTGGGTTTAGCCGCCTCCGCCGGTTTGGCGCGCCTGCCGTTGCAAGCGCAAGTGCGGGTCGCCTTGCTGCTGACCGGCGATGAATTGATTTTGCCGGGCCAACCCTTGCCGCCCGGCGCGATTTATAACGCCAACCGTTTTTCCTTGCTTGCCTTGTTGCAGCGCGCCGGCTGCGCTGTGAGCTTGCTGCCGCCGGTGGCCGATACGCTGGAGGCCACCCGCGCCGCGCTGCGTGAAGCGGCGCAACAACATGATCTGGTCTTGTCTTCCGGCGGGGTGTCGGTGGGGGGCGAAGACCATGTGCGGGCGGCGGTGCAAGCCGAGGGGGAGCTGGATTTATGGCAAATCGCCATCAAACCCGGCAAACCGCTCGCCTTTGGCCGCCTGCGCCGTGCGCCGGGGGCGGGCGGCTGTGCGCATAGCTGGTTCATCGGTTTGCCCGGCAATCCGGTTTCGGCCTGTGTCACATTTATGCTGTTTGTGCGTCCCTTTTTGCGGCGCTTGTCCGGTTTGCCGGATGCGCCGCCGCAAGCTTTTCAATTGCCGGCGCATTTCAGCTGGCCCAAGGCGGATAAGCGCAATGAATTTTTGCGCGCCAGAATCAATGCTGAAGGTGGTTTGGAGTTGCATCCGCAGCAAGGATCGGCGGTGTTGGCCAGCCTGGTATGGGGCGATGGCTTGATTGATAATCCGCCGGGACAGACAATCGCCCATGGACAGATGGTGCGCTTTTTGCCATTTTCCAGTTTGTATGAATGA
- a CDS encoding MoaD/ThiS family protein, with protein MHITIKYFASLREALGVEQELAVAPPEVLDIADLRRWLALRGGVWEERFGPESAQAAHLRQAFGQQMCDQQQALEEGCEVAFFPPVTGG; from the coding sequence ATGCATATCACAATCAAATACTTCGCCAGCTTGCGCGAAGCTTTAGGCGTGGAGCAGGAATTGGCGGTGGCCCCGCCGGAGGTTTTGGATATCGCCGATTTGCGGCGCTGGCTGGCGCTGCGCGGCGGCGTGTGGGAAGAACGGTTTGGCCCGGAGAGTGCGCAGGCGGCGCATTTGCGTCAGGCCTTCGGACAGCAAATGTGTGATCAGCAACAGGCTTTGGAAGAGGGCTGCGAGGTGGCGTTTTTTCCGCCGGTGACAGGAGGCTGA
- a CDS encoding head GIN domain-containing protein: protein MEQDRLPAPQDGAHDKQSAEFKEPAAADHSAAQPQQPPKQNAMGKLKRLPLYLKIGLGLVLSSMVLTASMAGLMQAHGGVKIQAKSLAPLTQNHRSLTANISRVEINLPYDIEIEQSETAGMDLEGEASVLAQISATVEGDLLKIELLQDKKVRGEIRKIRLKMPQLSHVEHQGSGTLEIRGFHGDSLEMQMRGSGEIDFKGQYKNLTGALRGSGDMRLDIGSAEKVSLSLTGSGGIDAKGSAQQLHTKLSGHGDLNAEHLSAHEVQAELNGNGDMHVNARQSLQLNLHGNGDVMVAGKPAVRHVTVRGLGDVHFD from the coding sequence ATGGAACAAGATCGCCTGCCCGCACCGCAAGATGGCGCGCATGACAAACAAAGCGCAGAATTCAAAGAGCCTGCCGCTGCAGACCACAGCGCGGCACAGCCGCAACAGCCGCCGAAACAGAACGCGATGGGCAAACTCAAACGCTTGCCGCTGTATTTGAAAATCGGTCTGGGCCTGGTCTTAAGCTCCATGGTTTTGACCGCCAGCATGGCCGGCTTGATGCAAGCGCATGGCGGCGTCAAAATCCAGGCCAAAAGTCTTGCCCCGCTGACGCAAAACCACCGCAGCCTGACGGCGAATATCAGCCGGGTCGAAATCAATCTTCCTTACGATATTGAGATTGAGCAAAGTGAAACCGCCGGCATGGATCTGGAAGGCGAAGCCAGCGTACTGGCCCAGATCAGCGCCACGGTGGAAGGCGATTTGCTGAAAATCGAACTGCTGCAAGACAAAAAAGTGCGTGGAGAAATCCGCAAAATCCGCCTCAAAATGCCGCAGCTGAGCCATGTGGAACATCAAGGCTCGGGCACGCTTGAGATCCGGGGCTTTCATGGCGACAGCCTGGAAATGCAGATGCGCGGCAGTGGAGAAATTGATTTCAAGGGCCAATACAAGAATCTGACAGGGGCTTTGCGCGGCAGCGGCGACATGCGCTTAGACATCGGCTCAGCGGAAAAAGTCAGTTTGAGCTTAACCGGTTCCGGCGGGATTGACGCCAAAGGCAGCGCGCAACAATTGCATACAAAATTGTCCGGCCATGGAGACTTGAATGCAGAACATTTGAGCGCACATGAAGTCCAAGCTGAACTCAATGGCAATGGCGATATGCATGTGAATGCGCGCCAAAGTCTGCAGCTGAATTTGCATGGCAATGGCGATGTGATGGTGGCGGGCAAACCCGCTGTGCGCCATGTCACCGTGCGCGGCCTGGGCGATGTGCATTTTGATTGA